The region AGGATGGCCGGGAAGACGCGCGGCAGAGCCCACGGGTACTTGTGGTGGTTGTCCGGCAGCATCACGGCCACGGTGATGTTTCCACGGCAGCCCGGGAGCAGGAGGAGGCAGCAGGACAACACCGCCAGCGCGCAGCACCCCAGCGCGCTTTGGCGCAACATTTAGTCCCAGAGAGCAGGGTCCGGCACCGAGAGCGCACCAGGTCCGGCTGTGCCACCCGGACACCCAACCATAAGGATCCGTCTCCCCCTGCTGCCTCTTAAAAGTCGCCCAAAGCGGCTAAAGCCGTCATCCCGACGTGCCAGGCGCGTGCGCTCCCCTGTAAATTAAGTTTGTTTAGTTCCCAAAGCGCGCGCGGACCTCACACGCGCACAGAGTCCCTGAGACTGGACCATCCGTCCACGACTGCAACTTAAATCAGCCTCCTGCTCGGCCCACATACGTCACACACACGGTCCATCACACAGCCAATCACAGCCCGACGTGATTGATTGTCAAAAGGCGTGGTTAACGTGTCCTTCGACAGTTTGATTTTTGTTTCCTCTGTCGCGTTTTGTAATCAACAGTGTGTTTAACTTTCGTATAATTACTGCCAGCCTTTGCAGATGAATCGATCTCATCGAGAGACTGTAGAGCTTGTTTCCTACATCCCGATCAATTTATTGCTCTTATCACCACAAAACGTGATGCGGATCAATAACACCGATCGATGGAGTAGAAAACTGAATACTTTGTGACTCTGCAGGACTAAAGATCCAGATGTTAATTGTAGATCATGTCTTTGCTGAGACAATGTTTTTACGCTTTTCCACCAACTTCTTATTGAAGTTGGTGAAATTATTGTTCTGATCAAATTGtagaataagttaattttctggtGTTAAATCAGTGTGAATTCTGTATCATTTTGCTTCCGTTCTTGAGTCCcaaagacgggggggggggggggtctgctgtGCACATGATTTCAGAATTGTAGAAAGACAAAATAATTGCTACTTTGTGCACGTGATACTTTTTGTGCGCAGCAGCCTGGGTCCCCCCCACTGTATTTAGCATGAGACGCGCATTTTTCTGAATTTCACTCAGTTTCTCAAAAtctaatctgatttttttttttttttttaatcaaagctgTCAGTCACATATAGCGGCGGTATACTGAGCAGTTTTGAGACTTCAACGGTTTTCAGCCTGCAGGGTCCAAAAGTGGATTTAAAAATGCACGTGGCCACGCGCACTGCGCTGTAGTGCGGTGCTTCTTTAATATAATACGCACGCACGCGCGGGGAAGCGTTTTGTTTTCAAGTTAAATTGTTGTAATTGTGGGTTGTTGCTTTTTTCCCCATTAAAAGTATTTTATGCTTTTAATTCACTGCAGTATTATTAGCAGTTGAGACAGCAGGGTGATTACAATGTCGCCCCCTGTTGGCCGGCGAAAACCACTAAAAATGCAtataccgatttttttttttttaattcaataaatatattGGCGTGTTGGAGGAAATGAAATGTTTGCAGCAGCACCTTCACCATTTGCATTTTCCCaatttattattaaaaataagggttttttttttttaatcagagaaCTCAATAATAACTCATTGAGTAGTCCTGCTGTCACCactcaggaacaaaacaaaaaaactgcttaaaaaaaattatatagcaACAAATATATTCTTAATATTTTTGAGTCATAGCTAAACTTGTAATCTGTTGCCATTAATAGTTTGTAAATGTTGGTTTGCCGTAAGATTTAAATAAACATAcgatatgatcaaatgaagttaGCGCCTCCTACTGTTAACCACAGAAAACGACGttaaaacttttatttttattcgatgcagatttattatttattattgccgaGCTGTATATAGTTTTATTCAATTTTCAGTTAGTTGTGCCTATGATAtcccacattattttatttttatattggaGAATTTGATGAGAAAATTAGTTTAATAACTGGACTTGATCCACCAAGAATGAAGAATTTTGATTAATATTATTGCACACATGATGCCCTTtctaataaaacaaaataatgcaTATTTTACTGGAAGAGATTTGGTTCATCTGTCAGGTGTCTTTTATTTGATATGTCTGATTGATGAGTCTCTTTAAAACTCTGGATTTGAGAACCTGAGATGAGAAGGAAAAACACCCATCTCCACGTAACAATATCCACATCCAACCACAGATTGTCAATATTTATCAGAGATTAaatatatagttaaaaaaaatcttcttATAGAATCAGGACCCagaatccacatccagatttaCACCAAACTGCAAAACGATCAATCAGCCAAAGGCTAATGATCTCAAAACACCTCAGCAAATTGTGTTATGTTTATAAATTTTAACAcaatattttaattatttaaataaaattaatctaTCTGATTACATCACATTTCCTAAAATCCTTTTGGTTTATTATCCACAAACGCATCTATAAATCACAAACCGATTAATGAAAGAAGCCAAAGTTCATATGTACTTTATTAGTCCAAATAAAAATAGTCACGATAGTTTCAATAAAAATGTCAGTCTGATCACAGcatattttcttaaatcctctgaTCTGCAAATTATGTGACATCCATGAAAGAAGCCAAAACTCTATCTGTACTTTACTACTCTGAGCTTATGAGGAAGTAAAAGTACTTCATAAATATCAGATGTTTGCACAATCTTACATTCAACATACTCAGATGTTTCTGCTGCCATGAAGAGCATCAAGTTTTACATTCTTAGTGTTCACCTCAGGATTCAAAAGCTTAAAATGAAAAACGGATCAACTAAAAACAGCTGTCTGTTCCCGACTTTATACACAAGGACAATAAGAGAATAAAAGCACGTTTGGCCCCTTTTTGTGACCGTGACTGTTGAAGGATTTGTCTCTGATCTTCACTCCTTCATCCAGCTGAGCAGCTGCGGCGTGTAGTAAGTGATGATGATGTCAGCACCTGAGAGCAGGCCAGAACGATGGGATTATTCACAGCCTGAAACCAAAAACTGATACAATTATtctgtgtgtaacacacaacgaCTGAGACGTGGTTACTACAGTACATCTGGCAAGTATTCacaacacattttatgttacagccaaaatgaaggaaattcattttttcctcctcaaaaattctactcaaaacaccccataataacatgaaagttttttgaaacttttgcaaacgtattaaaaaattaaaaaaaataagaaatcacatgtacataagtatttataccctttgctcaatactttgttgaggacctttggcagcaattacagtctcaagtcttcttgaatatgatgccacaagcttggtgcaccgatctttggccagttttacacattcttctttgcagcacctctcaagctccatcaggttggatggggagcatcggtgcacgccattttcagatctctccagagatgttcaatcggattcaggtctgggctctggctgggccacttgaggacattcacagagttagatggtgatgatggtcttgtggttaagcgttgtgcttgagaccagaggatcctctgttcaaatcccagcctgaccagaaaaatcactaagggcccttgggcaaggtccttaatcccctagttgctcccggtgtgtagtgagtaccttgtatggcagcaccctcacatcagggtgaatgtgaggcattatttgtaaaacgctttgagagTCTGCTGCAGATGGCacagtactatataaatgcagtccttttagagttgtcctgaagccactcctttgataacttggctgtgtgtttagggtcattgtcctgctgaaagatgagccgccaccccagtctgaggtcaagagcgctctggagcaggttttcatccaggatgtctctgtatggaCAGAGGCCTCTGGtcacattgggaccttcaaagactaattaagctgtacaaacatctcaaggatgatcagtggaaacaagatgcacttcagatcaattttgagcttcatgtcaaaggctgtgaatacttatttacatgtgatttcttagtttgttttttttgttgtttttttgtaataaatttgcaaaaacctgtagaattttgagggggaaaaaatcagccattttggaataaggctgtaacataagaaaatgtggaaaaagtgaagcgctgtgaatattttacaGATGCACCATATGGTAACCAAAACTGGCTCCAAATGCTTGTGTGAACTCCCTTATCAAGTCTCATCATTCTGTTCACATATATTAAATCCAGAAATCATGTAACCACATTTGTGTCAGGATGCGTTTACGAGTGGGACAGATGTGTAATTTATCAGTATGATTATGTGATTTATGGTAAAGACATAACCTCTTGCACAGACATTGTTTAATGTATAATAAAAAAAGATATGCCATGCTCAGTTCccaccattttttaaaattaaatgtaCCATATCCTTGCATCGGTGTGCCCAGGGCCAAGCATCAGCACACCCCCCTTTTTAAAAGAAAGTTGATTAAACGGCCATCCTAAACTAgtttttatttaagtttattaaGCACCAAaccaaaattaaataattttgtgGTGACCCCTACACATcgcataaagcaaaaaataatgagtATTATATTGGCCGTGTTTATGCATCAGCCCTCcctctcttcaggcagaattttgctCAGAACACCCTGGGCACGCCGATGAGCGAATATGATAATTGTGGTCAGTATGGATTTAGCATTTAAAATTATGcggctttacaaaaaaaaaaaagaaatttaaaatatAGCTTGTGATGATGTTACAGCAAGAAAAAAGCTAGAGAGAGAtgacacacaacaacatatcAAAACTATATGAAATTCCTGAAAACACGCTTGTTAGAAATTTAGTATCGTTGTCTATGAAGTTACTCCACAATCTGAAATGATTCAGAAATCCAACTTTTTTCCAACTTAATCAACATCAGAGGTATTCCATATCTGTTACAAGGTTGGTTATGAGGAGAAATACTGATCAACATTTACATATCAGTTACTGACGTAATGCCAGAAACAAGCATTCAGTCCGAATGTGAAAGGAGCTGTTGCTTAAGTCAAAATGTGAAAATATTGTTTTTCtgaggagagagagcgagaaaacAATGTATGTCTGTTTCACCCTTCGCTCCATCTGTGTCTAACTACAAATGCAGATTGCAATCTAAGTCTTGGCCCCGCTCACCTGCCCGGCGGAAGGCGGTCATGGCCTCCATCACTGCAGCCCGCAGGTCAAATGCTCCAGCCTCAGCGCCGTGCCACATCATGGCAAACTCCCCCGACACGTTGTAGACCGCCAGAGGGTGAGTGGGGAACTGAAGAGGAAACGCATTAACCATAGTACATAAAATGCTGGAAACATTGCTAATGTGGTTTGCAAAATGTGATCATTTTGTTTCTCCCGTCTCTCACTGCACTGGTTCTGCTAAGCTCAGCCGAACATCTTCACACATCCTCTAAACTGCTGCTGAATTTATCTGACGTTGAGCTGCATGTTATTGACATTTAACGTGAATACACACCTTGTTTTTGACTTCTCTTAAAATATCGAGGTACGGCAGACCTGGTTTCACCATCAGCATGTCAGCTCCTTCTCTCACGTCTCGCTCCTGCAGTGCATGGAAACAGTGACACCTCCATCAGCTGCTCCAACATCACCAATAAGGAGCTGTGCCAACAAACTCACCACAGCGCGGAGGGCGAGTCCTCTGGCTCCAGGAGGAAGCTGATAGCAGCGTCTGTCCCCAAAAGCAGGCTTGGACTGTGCAGCATCTCtggcgcgcatgcacacacacacacacacacacacacacacacacacacacacacacacacacacacacacacacacacacgttttctgAGCTGTAGGAATTACACCGCCAAGTATGGAAGATATAAAGTTGTGCATCTATAAGCAGCTCACACCAAACAAAACAAGGCCACGTGTTTATCAAGTAATTTACAACAGTAAGTGTGATCCTGATCCTGGAAGTCCTTGTGGCATTATTGTATACACAAGGTCTCAAAGGCTCtggccccctggtggccacagttAGAATCAAAATGTGCCCAATCTAGAGCATGTCCAAGatctaaagccccagtcacatagcactaatgaAGGATACTAAagtcaaaacaaaacaagaaatctggacttgcattGTCTTtcggaggcatcgtttaaccgtcatccagctttgttcctgtaggtGGCGCTTTGTCGGAATTTTCAAACttaaaaaatgtgaacgaatcccgacgacaatgtcaattcatccgtattttgttttactttccATCTTGACAGTTCCTCGTGGTTTTACGTAGTTCTCATAACATCAGCTTTCCATGTGACTGTGTCcagcttcgtccaacctcccaagtccgacgtcttgcacaaacgttgatgatatctgaacagatTAATGACTAAAGatctgactcgtccatgtgtgggatgaaaagcaatgtCATacagcaagaacgttttatcaactactttaactatttacacatgtTCCAGCCAtgtgtggctggcctgcgtgtgcacaTACATTTTTATTGTGAAGACAAACATCTCTCACcttttgtcaagacaaccagatcccgcacctgcaggtgctgtggacatGGGCACAGGGTGGCTGCGCTCGGTCTCATACCCGCTAtcggtcacgtcatcatgaatgtttcgttttgattttgtttgaagCATCAAAGTCGACGTTTGCTTAATTTCTCTTTAGTTAGTTTTGCTTTTGCTTAGTTCCTTTGTGCGCTTTCgattcacaggcttttcagtgatgtgaGAAGTGCAGGATCATTTGTACACCTTTTCTCAATTACTTcagacttttttcctttgttcagctttcgctgtgtgactgggccctaaGTGAGGTAAATTTGTACACCAACTTTCACCCCGATACATTGTCTTTGTCATGATATTATCTACACAGAGTCGAGCAGTTCGTTAAGCTGCTCAACTTTCACTGACGCAGgttaaattaatgaataaataacatTTGTAAACAAAATTTGTCAAAGCAGTTCTGTACCTGAAAGGTCCGTAATAACAAGAGGCAAACTTTGCGCTGTAGCTTAGCACTGAAACCTGTAggaaaggtttaaaaaaaaacaaataaatatttaaaaaaaaaagtttagaacatttTGTGAGAGGATTTTGTGCATCATTCTTTGACCTTGTTCCCCAAACCGTTGGATGTCAGTGCTTGTTTTATGGCTGCGACTCTTCCATCCATCATGTCGGAGGGAGCGATAATATGGCAACCTGCAGAGCAAAAGCAACCAAATCATCACAAGGGTTGTTCGACACTGAGGCCCGCCCCTTTATAGGGATCCACCCCAAACAAGTTTCGATCACAGTAGAAAATGTCTTTAAGTTTGTTAAATATTCCATATAAGCTTACATTTAAAATGTCCATGTAAGCTGTTACTATGTAAAATAAATTATGTTTTAAACAATTTTACAGTGACCAGGACCTGTTATTTATGCCTTAAAAATCCATTTGTTTAATACCATGTCACAGTTTGCCTGAACTGTCCATCAGTTCTCATGATAACAGTGTCTCTTATGTTCTGCCTTTCAGATAAAAAGTTCAAATTTTAAAGCTCTGAGCCTTTTCTGAATTCTATTCCAGGTTAGATTCTGAGTGAAACAGCAGGAGTGCAAAGAATAACACAGGCCcaggttagaaccaaaaaccttCCCAGCATGGGTTTGTGAAAACAGATTACTCAATGACTAACCTGCCCGAGCATAAGCGAGCGACACTTCTGCCAAACGCAGGCAGCTGGCGTCGTTGTTCAGAGACCCGTCCTCATTCAGAATACCTGCAGTTTAAACCCCCCCCCAGAAAATCATCAATAAAACTCAAACATTTCTGCGTTTTTTCTGTAAAGCGCGAGGAGACGCTCACCGCAGTGTCCATGTGACGTGTACGGACACAAGCACACGTCGCACGCTACCAGCAGGTCTGGAAATAAAGATCTGATCTTCTTCACCGCCAGTACGGCCGGCGTGTCGTCCGTGTCAGCGCACGAACCGCGCTCATCCTACCAGCAAAGCACCAGAGGTCAAAGTTCATTCAATGCTGGCTATATAAACACCTGTGTTGACTATTCAGATTCAGCAACACCACAATTGTAACCCGACAGTAGTCAGaagtgtttattaaaaaaaagcacaACTCATTTACATACCTTAGTTATTTTCACCGGGACACCAAAAACCAGCACACACTTCAAACCATTCTCCACAAACGGCCGCAGCATTCCCTCCAGCTTGTTCACTCCGTATCTAAAAATGAGTTCATACATCAAGACAAATGTTTCAGTgatgaaaatgtatcattttgtCATTCAAGATCTCAAGTAAGAGTTACAAAGCCTGTGCAGAGTCCAGATGCTGCCTTGTTCTGCATTTAATTGTTTTATTAATCTAAAATGTCAGGCACTTAAGACAGGATTCTTTCTTGTCTTGAGATCCACACAATTGTCATTTTCATGCACAGCACCAGGTGGTGTAAATAGAAAGCAATTAAAAATTTACATGCCCTCTGCCAGTGTCCGCCTCTACTGGCCATGTGGCGTACTACAGTTCagaacagagcacaggacagttggTTGATTGTTGTAGTACACTAGGAGTGAAGATCTAACGGTCTTTTTTCTTATCTGGGTCCTGCTCCAGTGTCTGACCCCGGGTCCACCCTTCCTGACTACTTTTATCTGAAGACTCCTCCCCCACAGTGTGGTCCCAGCTGCACGCTCTGTGCAGAATGTGAGAGCACATTGATCAGCCTGCTAAAGGCACTGTCAAATTTTGACTGGACAGTTCCCACTTTAAAGTTCTGTGAAAGTCTGCTTCTCT is a window of Thalassophryne amazonica chromosome 17, fThaAma1.1, whole genome shotgun sequence DNA encoding:
- the alad gene encoding delta-aminolevulinic acid dehydratase, translating into MLINMQTPAESIIHSGYFHPTLRFWQTCAADLRPDNLIYPIFITDSEDAVEPIGSLPGQARYGVNKLEGMLRPFVENGLKCVLVFGVPVKITKDERGSCADTDDTPAVLAVKKIRSLFPDLLVACDVCLCPYTSHGHCGILNEDGSLNNDASCLRLAEVSLAYARAGCHIIAPSDMMDGRVAAIKQALTSNGLGNKVSVLSYSAKFASCYYGPFRDAAQSKPAFGDRRCYQLPPGARGLALRAVERDVREGADMLMVKPGLPYLDILREVKNKFPTHPLAVYNVSGEFAMMWHGAEAGAFDLRAAVMEAMTAFRRAGADIIITYYTPQLLSWMKE